The Alphaproteobacteria bacterium genome contains a region encoding:
- a CDS encoding ABC transporter ATP-binding protein encodes MPELLAIENLRAGYGEAVVLSKVSLSVAEGQSLALLGRNGMGKTTLVNSIVGVTRYFGGTIRLDGRDITRLRADQRAHAGVGWVPQERNIFKSLTVEENLTAVAQPGPWTPAKVFAMFPRLAERRRNLGNQLSGGEQQMLAVGRALILNPRIILLDEPLEGLAPIIVEELLAALKRIIQEEGLSAILVEQNAKKILGVTDRCAVIERGGIVHEAESSAVAADKAVLERYLGVADSDRLRRGKRH; translated from the coding sequence ATGCCTGAGCTCCTCGCCATCGAGAACCTCCGCGCCGGCTACGGCGAGGCGGTCGTGTTGTCGAAGGTCTCGCTTTCGGTCGCCGAAGGCCAGTCGCTCGCGCTGCTCGGCCGCAACGGAATGGGCAAGACCACGCTGGTCAATTCGATTGTCGGCGTGACGCGCTACTTTGGCGGCACGATCAGGCTCGACGGGCGCGACATCACGCGGCTGCGCGCGGACCAGCGCGCGCATGCGGGCGTCGGCTGGGTGCCGCAGGAGCGCAACATCTTCAAATCTCTGACCGTCGAGGAAAACCTCACCGCCGTGGCGCAGCCCGGGCCGTGGACCCCCGCGAAGGTGTTTGCGATGTTTCCCCGGCTCGCGGAGCGGCGCCGAAATCTCGGCAATCAGCTTTCTGGCGGCGAACAGCAGATGCTCGCGGTCGGGCGCGCGCTGATCCTCAACCCGCGCATCATCCTGCTCGACGAGCCGCTCGAAGGGCTCGCGCCGATCATCGTCGAGGAGCTGCTGGCGGCGCTCAAACGCATCATCCAGGAGGAAGGCCTCTCGGCGATCCTGGTCGAGCAGAACGCCAAGAAGATTCTTGGCGTCACCGACCGCTGCGCCGTGATCGAGCGCGGCGGCATCGTGCACGAGGCGGAAAGCTCTGCGGTTGCAGCCGACAAGGCCGTGCTGGAGAGGTATCTCGGCGTAGCCGACAGCGACCGGCTGCGGCGGGGGAAGCGGCACTAA
- a CDS encoding VOC family protein: MTLPPTSFHPPFNITRASHLVLTSRDLAKARDFYTEVIGLKVSDETATTIHFRGVEERAHHCLTLKRTKEEPACERIGFRVFEEDDLERAKAHFDAKGIAAKFVNVPFQGRTLHMSDAAGTPLEFCARMKTQQRQHTRTHEHKGASAMRLDHMQVLVPDVASTAAFYADLGFRVSDYYCVGDRIVASFLHRKGNPHDIVFMTRAGPRFHHVGFVVAEMHHVVRALDCAGNLGFGENLEHGPGRHGHGHSYYVYLRDPDGHRVELLLPPVQTIDIDDEPVRYDLTGRNTNLWGPPPPRSWFQEPSPFPDVKVREASAGDPLTLEKYLFAKGPKAEAVKRRA; encoded by the coding sequence ATGACCCTGCCGCCCACCAGTTTTCACCCGCCCTTCAACATCACGCGCGCGAGCCATCTCGTGCTGACCTCGCGCGACCTCGCGAAGGCGCGCGACTTCTACACCGAAGTGATAGGCCTCAAGGTCTCCGACGAAACCGCCACCACGATCCATTTCCGCGGGGTGGAAGAGCGTGCGCATCACTGCCTGACACTGAAACGTACCAAGGAGGAACCCGCCTGTGAGCGTATAGGCTTTCGTGTGTTCGAGGAGGACGATCTCGAAAGGGCCAAGGCACACTTCGACGCCAAGGGAATTGCAGCGAAATTCGTCAACGTGCCGTTCCAGGGGCGCACGCTGCATATGAGCGATGCCGCCGGCACGCCGCTCGAATTCTGCGCACGGATGAAGACGCAACAGCGCCAGCACACCCGCACGCATGAGCACAAGGGTGCGTCCGCGATGCGGCTCGACCACATGCAGGTGCTGGTGCCGGATGTCGCTTCGACGGCCGCCTTCTACGCCGACCTCGGATTTCGCGTGTCGGACTATTACTGTGTGGGCGATCGCATCGTCGCGTCCTTCCTGCACCGGAAGGGCAATCCGCACGACATCGTATTCATGACCCGCGCGGGGCCGCGCTTCCATCACGTCGGATTTGTCGTCGCCGAGATGCACCACGTGGTGCGGGCACTCGATTGCGCGGGCAATCTCGGCTTCGGCGAGAACCTCGAGCATGGCCCCGGCCGCCATGGGCACGGCCATTCGTACTATGTCTATCTACGCGATCCGGACGGGCATCGCGTGGAGTTGCTATTGCCTCCCGTGCAGACCATCGACATCGATGATGAGCCAGTGCGCTACGATCTTACGGGCAGGAACACTAATTTGTGGGGACCACCGCCACCGCGCAGCTGGTTCCAGGAACCTTCTCCGTTCCCCGATGTGAAAGTTCGAGAGGCGTCGGCGGGCGATCCGCTGACGCTGGAGAAATATTTGTTCGCGAAGGGGCCGAAGGCGGAGGCAGTGAAGCGGCGAGCTTAG
- a CDS encoding aminomethyl transferase family protein, giving the protein MAYKNLEEALQAAGDPVKMLRNSQIGAYVYPVVAPEFSNWRDEQRAWAETCVLFDQSHHMVNLFVRGKDALKLLSHLATNSFKSFTVDQAKQFAPCTYDGYVIGDGILFYLAENELCYVGRNPAANWIEFHAKTGGYDVTTEYDDRSPSRPMGKPVTRKFYRYQIQGPNAQEVIKKLNGGTFPDIKFFRMGHISIAGRKVRALRHGMAGAPGLEVWGPYGEGDEIRAAILEAGKDHSIVQVGARAYATNTLESGWIPSPVPAVYSGAKQKPYREWLPGTSYEANAGLGGSFVSKNVEDYYTSPWELGYEGFTKFDHDFIGKEALQEMAKNTSHRKKVTFAWDNADVTKVMASMFAPSGENYKFIDIPLSNYASSSFDAIMSGAKVAGASMFSGYSWNERKMLSLGFVEEEYAKPGTKLTLVWGEENGGTKKTTVERHKQTEINVVVGPTPYGQQARETYHQGWRTQAAE; this is encoded by the coding sequence ATGGCGTACAAGAACCTCGAGGAAGCGCTACAAGCCGCGGGCGATCCGGTCAAGATGCTGCGCAATTCGCAGATCGGCGCCTACGTTTACCCCGTCGTCGCCCCTGAATTTTCCAACTGGCGCGACGAGCAGCGCGCCTGGGCCGAGACCTGCGTGCTGTTCGACCAGTCGCACCACATGGTCAATTTGTTCGTGCGCGGGAAGGATGCGCTGAAACTCCTGTCGCATCTCGCCACCAACTCGTTCAAGAGTTTCACGGTCGATCAGGCAAAGCAGTTCGCGCCCTGCACATACGATGGTTACGTCATCGGCGACGGCATCCTGTTCTATCTCGCCGAGAACGAGCTCTGTTACGTCGGCCGCAACCCGGCCGCCAACTGGATCGAATTCCACGCCAAGACCGGTGGCTACGACGTCACGACCGAGTATGACGACCGTTCGCCGTCTCGCCCGATGGGCAAGCCGGTCACCCGCAAATTCTACCGCTACCAGATCCAGGGACCGAACGCTCAAGAGGTCATCAAGAAGCTCAACGGCGGCACCTTCCCGGACATCAAGTTCTTCCGCATGGGTCACATCAGCATCGCGGGCCGCAAGGTGCGCGCGCTGCGCCACGGTATGGCAGGCGCGCCGGGGCTCGAAGTGTGGGGTCCCTACGGCGAGGGCGATGAAATTCGCGCCGCGATCCTCGAAGCCGGCAAGGACCACAGTATCGTACAGGTCGGCGCGCGCGCCTACGCGACCAACACGCTCGAGTCCGGCTGGATTCCCTCGCCTGTCCCGGCGGTCTATTCGGGCGCGAAGCAGAAGCCTTATCGCGAGTGGCTGCCCGGCACGAGCTACGAGGCGAACGCGGGATTAGGCGGCAGCTTCGTGTCGAAGAACGTCGAGGACTATTACACCTCGCCGTGGGAGCTCGGCTATGAGGGCTTCACCAAGTTCGACCACGACTTCATCGGCAAGGAAGCGCTGCAGGAGATGGCGAAGAATACCTCGCACCGCAAGAAGGTGACGTTCGCGTGGGACAATGCGGACGTGACCAAAGTGATGGCGTCGATGTTCGCGCCGTCGGGCGAGAATTACAAGTTCATCGACATCCCGCTCTCGAACTACGCGTCGAGCTCGTTCGACGCGATCATGAGCGGGGCTAAGGTGGCCGGCGCCTCGATGTTCTCCGGCTACAGCTGGAATGAGCGCAAGATGCTCTCGCTCGGCTTCGTCGAGGAGGAGTATGCCAAGCCCGGCACCAAGCTCACGCTGGTCTGGGGCGAGGAGAACGGCGGCACCAAAAAGACCACGGTCGAGCGCCACAAGCAGACTGAGATCAACGTGGTAGTCGGCCCAACGCCCTATGGGCAGCAGGCGCGCGAGACCTACCACCAAGGCTGGCGCACGCAGGCCGCGGAGTGA
- a CDS encoding cobalamin-independent methionine synthase II family protein, which yields MASAKPPFRADHVGSILRSAPLKDARAKREKGDITAAELKAVEDAEIKKIIARQEEIGLQLATDGEYRRSWWHFDFLEGLGGVEGYTADHGIQFAGVETKPRGVRVTGKVHYKPHPFIEHFKFVRENTKVTPKMTIPAPSVLHFRGGRKGISKEVYPDLDAFFADLGQAYKDVVKAFYDAGCRYLQFDDTVWAYLCSQKELELARQRGDDPTRLPEIYAQVINAAINGRPSDMVITTHVCRGNFRSTWISEGGYEPVAEVMFGKTDYDGYFLEYDTERAGGFEPLRFVPKGRKQVVLGLITSKSGTLEQKGDVKKRIDEATKYVALDQLCLSPQCGFASTEEGNVLTEEAQWAKLGMIVDLSREVWG from the coding sequence ATGGCAAGTGCCAAGCCGCCGTTCCGCGCCGACCATGTGGGCAGTATCCTGCGCTCCGCTCCGTTGAAGGACGCGCGCGCCAAGCGCGAGAAGGGCGACATCACCGCGGCTGAGCTCAAGGCGGTCGAAGACGCCGAGATCAAGAAGATCATCGCCAGGCAGGAGGAGATCGGCCTGCAGCTTGCGACCGACGGCGAGTACCGCCGCTCATGGTGGCACTTCGATTTTCTCGAAGGGCTTGGCGGGGTCGAGGGCTACACGGCGGACCACGGCATCCAGTTCGCCGGCGTCGAAACCAAGCCGCGCGGCGTACGCGTCACCGGCAAGGTGCATTACAAGCCGCACCCGTTCATCGAGCATTTCAAGTTCGTGAGAGAGAACACCAAGGTCACGCCCAAGATGACCATTCCGGCGCCGTCGGTGCTGCACTTCCGCGGCGGACGCAAGGGCATCTCGAAAGAGGTCTATCCGGACCTCGACGCATTCTTCGCGGACCTCGGGCAGGCCTACAAAGACGTCGTGAAGGCGTTCTACGACGCCGGCTGCCGCTATCTGCAGTTCGACGACACCGTGTGGGCCTACCTGTGCTCGCAGAAAGAGCTGGAACTCGCGAGGCAGCGGGGCGACGACCCGACGCGGCTGCCGGAGATCTACGCCCAAGTGATCAATGCGGCGATCAACGGCCGCCCGTCCGACATGGTGATCACCACCCACGTGTGCCGCGGGAACTTCCGCTCCACCTGGATTTCCGAGGGCGGCTACGAGCCGGTGGCCGAGGTGATGTTCGGCAAGACCGACTACGACGGCTATTTCCTCGAATACGACACCGAGCGAGCCGGCGGGTTCGAGCCGCTGCGCTTTGTCCCGAAGGGCAGGAAGCAGGTGGTGCTCGGCCTGATCACCTCGAAGTCCGGTACGCTGGAACAGAAGGGGGACGTGAAAAAGCGCATCGACGAGGCGACCAAATACGTCGCCCTCGACCAGCTCTGCCTCTCGCCCCAGTGCGGCTTTGCGTCGACTGAGGAGGGCAACGTGCTCACCGAGGAAGCCCAGTGGGCGAAACTGGGCATGATCGTGGACCTGTCACGGGAGGTGTGGGGCTGA
- a CDS encoding dioxygenase has translation MALETGEKFTKEVLKRYEDIPNPRLREVMQAAVKHLHAFVSEVKPNGEEWFKAIQYLTAIGHKCDDKRQEFILLSDTLGVSMLVDDINNRRVAGATPSTVEGPFHIADSPEIADGGDMAKGAPGIPCFVTGKVRGLDGKPIAGALLDLWQTDGEGLYEEQRRTADPWMRGIYHTNADGSFCVRTVAPISYSIPMDGPVGNFFTHTTMSHIRPAHIHFAVSAPGHHYLVTHLFQKGDEYINNDVVYGVKEPLVVEFVKKPPGKAPNGETIDTPFYEVKYDFVMEQKQAQLAAAE, from the coding sequence ATGGCCCTGGAAACCGGCGAAAAGTTCACCAAAGAAGTCCTCAAGCGCTACGAGGACATCCCGAACCCGCGCCTGCGCGAGGTGATGCAGGCTGCCGTCAAGCACCTGCATGCCTTCGTCAGCGAGGTGAAACCGAACGGCGAGGAGTGGTTCAAGGCGATCCAGTACCTCACCGCCATCGGCCACAAGTGCGACGACAAGCGCCAGGAATTCATCCTGCTGTCGGACACGCTCGGCGTCTCGATGCTGGTGGACGACATCAACAACCGCAGGGTCGCCGGCGCGACCCCCTCGACCGTCGAAGGCCCTTTCCACATTGCGGACTCGCCCGAGATCGCCGACGGCGGCGACATGGCGAAGGGCGCGCCCGGCATTCCGTGCTTCGTGACCGGCAAGGTCAGAGGCCTCGACGGCAAACCGATCGCGGGCGCGCTGCTCGATCTGTGGCAGACCGACGGCGAAGGCCTCTACGAGGAGCAGCGCCGCACCGCCGATCCGTGGATGCGCGGCATCTACCACACGAATGCCGACGGCTCGTTCTGCGTGCGCACTGTCGCGCCGATCAGCTACTCGATTCCGATGGACGGGCCGGTCGGCAACTTCTTTACGCATACGACCATGAGCCATATCCGCCCCGCGCACATTCATTTCGCGGTCTCGGCGCCCGGCCACCACTATCTCGTCACGCACCTGTTCCAGAAGGGCGACGAGTACATCAACAACGACGTGGTGTACGGCGTGAAGGAGCCGCTGGTGGTCGAATTCGTCAAGAAGCCGCCCGGCAAGGCGCCGAACGGGGAGACGATCGACACGCCGTTCTATGAAGTGAAGTACGACTTCGTGATGGAGCAGAAGCAGGCGCAGCTCGCGGCCGCCGAATAG